One window of the Mycobacterium xenopi genome contains the following:
- a CDS encoding sensor histidine kinase: MTPARRARWWRPRSLRHQLLLGVLAVVSVVLVVVGAVSVLSLRGYVTAMSDAELAESLDAFTHSYARYRASEGSAGHAIPIGEAMLGFTEQTPGNLIAVVRDGVVIGSAVFSQNEPTPASADVIHALEAQSWTNGPPRTEKLGSLGPYRLDSRAFGADRLVVGVSLDLVNRIVTRRIVAAVALFVVALLITAVLTISVVGYALRPLRRVAATAATVARMSLTDGEDKITVRVGSDDTDPDSEVGIVGHALNRLLDNVDRALAHRADSDRRMRQFITDASHELRTPLASIQGYAELTRQDSSALPPTTEYALARIESEARRMTSLVDQLLLLSRLGEGEDLQTEDVDIAELVLNAVNDAAVAAPSHRWVKELPDEPVWVRGDRDRLHQLVSNLLSNAWVHTPAGVTVTTAITQQHNDDGPPYVELTVADDGPDIDPALLPHLFERFVRADKSRAEGSGSGLGLAIVASIVKAHGGSVTAESANGRTAFRVRLPMIAQPARG, from the coding sequence ATGACCCCGGCCAGACGCGCCAGGTGGTGGCGTCCTCGCTCGTTGCGCCATCAGCTGTTGTTGGGCGTGCTGGCCGTGGTCAGCGTCGTATTGGTGGTCGTCGGGGCTGTCTCCGTGCTCAGCCTGCGCGGATACGTCACCGCGATGAGCGACGCCGAACTCGCCGAATCTCTCGACGCATTCACCCATTCGTATGCGCGATACCGCGCTAGCGAGGGCTCGGCGGGACATGCGATCCCGATCGGGGAAGCGATGTTGGGATTCACCGAACAGACGCCCGGTAACCTGATTGCGGTCGTGCGCGACGGCGTGGTGATTGGTTCGGCGGTGTTTTCTCAGAACGAGCCGACGCCTGCTTCAGCCGACGTCATTCACGCCCTGGAGGCACAGTCGTGGACCAACGGGCCGCCCCGCACCGAAAAGCTGGGCAGCCTGGGCCCTTATCGGCTGGACAGCCGGGCATTCGGTGCGGACCGCCTTGTGGTAGGCGTCTCCCTCGATCTCGTCAATCGGATCGTCACACGCCGGATCGTCGCTGCCGTAGCGCTTTTCGTTGTCGCGCTGCTGATCACGGCAGTGTTGACGATTTCGGTGGTCGGTTACGCCTTGCGGCCACTGCGCCGTGTCGCGGCGACCGCCGCGACCGTTGCCCGGATGTCGCTCACTGACGGCGAAGACAAGATTACCGTACGGGTGGGATCCGATGACACCGATCCTGACAGTGAGGTAGGGATTGTCGGCCACGCGCTGAATCGGTTGCTGGACAACGTAGATCGCGCTTTGGCCCATCGTGCAGATTCGGACCGGAGGATGCGGCAGTTCATCACAGACGCCAGCCACGAACTGCGTACCCCACTCGCGTCGATCCAGGGATATGCCGAGCTCACCCGCCAGGACAGTTCCGCCCTGCCACCGACCACCGAATATGCGCTGGCCCGCATCGAATCCGAGGCCCGGCGAATGACTTCGCTCGTTGATCAACTGCTGCTGTTGTCGCGGCTAGGGGAAGGGGAAGACCTGCAAACCGAGGACGTCGACATCGCCGAGCTGGTGCTCAACGCCGTCAACGATGCGGCCGTGGCTGCGCCCAGCCACCGATGGGTCAAGGAGCTGCCCGACGAGCCGGTGTGGGTGCGTGGGGATCGCGACCGGCTGCATCAACTCGTCAGCAACCTGTTGAGCAACGCCTGGGTGCACACGCCGGCCGGTGTCACGGTGACGACGGCAATCACGCAGCAGCACAACGACGATGGCCCGCCATACGTTGAATTGACCGTCGCCGACGACGGACCCGATATCGATCCAGCGCTGCTACCGCATCTGTTCGAGCGATTCGTGCGTGCGGACAAGTCCAGGGCGGAAGGATCCGGTAGCGGATTGGGACTCGCCATAGTCGCCTCGATCGTCAAGGCGCACGGCGGATCCGTGACGGCGGAATCCGCGAACGGCCGAACGGCCTTTCGGGTGCGGCTTCCGATGATTGCGCAGCCGGCACGCGGCTGA
- a CDS encoding response regulator transcription factor, with product MTAMSGYARDQRPRQAILGQLPRIHRADGSPIRVLLVDDEPALTNLVKMALHYEGWVVDVAHNGREAVAKFDKIGPDVLVLDIMLPDVDGLEVLRRVRESDAYTPTLFLTARDSVMDRVTGLTAGADDYMTKPFSLEELVARLRGLLRRSSHLTPPADEVLTVGDLTLDGASREVTRGGAPISLSSTEFELLRFMMRNPRRALSRTEILDRVWNYDFAGRTSIVDLYISYLRKKIDAGKQPMIHTVRGVGYMLRPPG from the coding sequence ATGACGGCAATGTCGGGGTATGCGCGCGATCAGCGTCCACGTCAGGCCATCCTCGGGCAGCTGCCGCGGATCCACCGCGCCGATGGATCGCCGATCCGGGTTTTGCTGGTTGACGACGAGCCCGCGCTGACCAACCTGGTGAAGATGGCGCTGCACTACGAGGGTTGGGTGGTCGACGTCGCTCACAACGGGCGCGAAGCTGTGGCCAAGTTCGACAAGATCGGCCCCGACGTGCTCGTCTTGGACATCATGCTGCCCGATGTGGACGGGCTCGAAGTCCTGCGGCGGGTCCGCGAATCGGACGCCTACACACCAACGCTGTTTCTCACCGCCCGCGACTCGGTGATGGACCGGGTCACCGGGTTGACCGCAGGCGCCGACGACTACATGACCAAGCCGTTCAGCTTGGAGGAACTGGTTGCCCGGCTGCGCGGGCTGTTGCGTCGCTCTAGCCATCTGACGCCGCCGGCAGACGAGGTCCTCACCGTGGGAGATCTCACGCTGGACGGGGCAAGCCGTGAAGTCACCCGCGGCGGCGCGCCAATATCGCTGAGCTCCACCGAATTCGAGCTGTTGCGCTTCATGATGCGTAATCCGCGACGAGCGCTAAGTCGCACCGAGATCTTGGATCGGGTCTGGAACTACGACTTCGCGGGCCGCACCAGCATCGTCGATTTGTACATCTCGTATCTGCGAAAAAAGATCGACGCCGGCAAGCAACCGATGATCCATACCGTGCGCGGCGTCGGCTACATGCTGCGCCCTCCGGGATGA